The following proteins are co-located in the Macadamia integrifolia cultivar HAES 741 chromosome 3, SCU_Mint_v3, whole genome shotgun sequence genome:
- the LOC122072744 gene encoding AUGMIN subunit 2, producing the protein MSMGNDTTWVGKKPLRRLGGMSDALSIAADLGFSVPPPPSQEDLQNLSLANGDKSDELIRVLRELTTVQRKIADLQVELQGRKDDKNVAHLTHVHEMEKKIESLARITTILKDVIQNKDRIIARLQQPYSLDCIPVEAEFQKEFSELLLKAASDYGALTASVADFQWSQNFKEPPSVWGEMLRPIPVALASCTRFFEAMSAMRETFATLKKLRVGSSFPTTPPRRSSQGVVGDSDCVTPPPWREEPSLDDLVIRNHRRQEEEDDSEGGDPHQIDGMSQRRLSWPPVKKTAVIN; encoded by the exons ATGTCGATGGGGAACGATACGACTTGGGTTGGAAAGAAGCCTCTGAGACGGCTTGGAGGAATGTCCGATGCGTTATCTATCGCAGCTGATCTCGGTTTCTCcgttcctcctcctccttctcag gaAGACCTGCAAAATTTGTCCCTTGCCAATGGTGACAAGAGTGATGAGTTGATAAGAGTCCTAAGAGAGCTTACCACGGTACAGAGAAAAATAGCAGATTTGCAAGTAGAACTCCAAGGTCGAAAG GATGATAAGAACGTGGCACATCTAACACATGTACatgaaatggagaagaaaattGAATCTTTGGCAAGGATTACTACTATCCTTAAGGATGTTATTCAGAATAAG GATCGCATCATAGCTCGACTTCAACAACCATATTCGCTAGACTGCATCCCTGTGGAAGCAGAATTTCAG AAGGAATTCTCAGAATTATTGCTCAAGGCTGCTAGTGATTATGGGGCCCTTACGGCATCTGTTGCAGATTTTCAGTGGAGCCAGAATTTCAAGGAGCCACCATCTGTATGGGGG GAAATGCTCCGACCAATTCCAGTTGCGCTGGCATCATGCACCCGGTTCTTTGAAGCTATGTCTGCAATGAGAGAAACATTTGCCACACTTAAAAAATTGCGTGTTGGTTCTTCATTTCCCACCACACCTCCCAGGCGTTCTTCTCAAGGGGTGGTAGGAGATTCTGATTGTGTCACTCCACCTCCTTGGAGAGAGGAACCAAGCTTGGACGACTTGGTTATTAGAAACCACAGGAggcaagaggaagaagatgatagtGAGGGAGGTGACCCTCATCAGATTGATGGCATGAGCCAGAGAAGGTTATCTTGGCCTCCAGTCAAGAAGACTGCTGTTATCAATTAG
- the LOC122074265 gene encoding phospholipase A(1) DAD1, chloroplastic-like: MQQKSKQDKPTPTLITSGTEEIRSLREEVREEIGRVLQSYGDEPLSLTITGHSLGAALATLTAYDITTNFCQPPLVTVISFGASRVGNRGFRCHVENCGSKVLRIVNSDDLVTKVPGFVIEDYDVSNKEKDTVNVAGLPSWLQRRVEDTLFQTQWVYADVGRELRVSSRDSTYLTGPTTNLATSHELDTYLHLVNGFLSSECPFRKTAKKMLSRRGAEKAPVLR; the protein is encoded by the exons ATGCAGCAGAAATCAAAACAA GACAAACCGACTCCAACTCTGATTACATCTGGAACCGAAGAGATCCGTAGCTTAAGAGAGGAGGTGAGGGAAGAGATTGGTCGTGTCCTTCAATCCTACGGCGACGAACCTCTCAGCTTAACCATCACAGGTCACAGTCTCGGTGCGGCTCTAGCGACTCTCACAGCCTACGATATAACCACAAACTTCTGTCAACCACCCCTGGTGACGGTCATCTCCTTCGGTGCATCACGTGTCGGCAACCGTGGCTTCAGATGCCACGTGGAAAATTGCGGAAGCAAAGTACTCCGCATTGTAAACTCGGACGACCTCGTAACGAAGGTCCCAGGCTTTGTCATCGAAGACTATGACGtgtcaaataaagaaaaagatacCGTCAACGTGGCAGGACTTCCAAGCTGGCTTCAGAGACGTGTGGAGGATACACTATTCCAAACCCAATGGGTTTACGCAGACGTGGGTAGAGAGCTCCGAGTCAGCAGCAGAGACTCAACATATCTAACTGGACCCACCACAAATTTAGCCACGTCACACGAGCTAGATACGTATCTACACTtggtgaatggattcttgaGCTCTGAGTGCCCTTTTCGGAAAACTGCAAAGAAAATGTTGAGTAGACGCGGCGCAGAGAAGGCTCCGGTACTACGGTGA
- the LOC122073163 gene encoding histone H3.2: MARTKQTARKSTGGKAPRKQLATKAARKSAPATGGVKKPHRFRPGTVALREIRKYQKSTELLIRKLPFQRLVREIAQDFKTDLRFQSSAVSALQEAAEAYLVGLFEDTNLCAIHAKRVTIMPKDIQLARRIRGERA, encoded by the coding sequence ATGGCTAGAACAAAGCAAACAGCAAGAAAATCCACGGGAGGAAAGGCTCCTCGCAAGCAGCTTGCAACGAAGGCAGCTAGGAAATCAGCTCCGGCGACCGGAGGTGTAAAGAAACCCCATCGATTTAGGCCTGGAACAGTTGCCCTTCGAGAGATCAGAAAGTATCAGAAAAGTACAGAATTGTTGATACGGAAGCTGCCCTTTCAGCGACTCGTCCGTGAAATCGCTCAGGACTTCAAGACCGATCTTCGATTCCAGAGCAGTGCCGTTTCTGCTCTACAAGAGGCTGCTGAGGCTTATCTTGTGGGTCTCTTTGAGGATACAAATCTTTGTGCTATTCATGCCAAGAGGGTCACTATTATGCCTAAAGATATCCAGCTCGCTCGTAGGATCCGGGGTGAAAGAGCTTAG